A single window of Shewanella sp. Choline-02u-19 DNA harbors:
- a CDS encoding alpha/beta fold hydrolase encodes MLRLQTLIARDWLAVGDEHELYISQYGNLDGIPLLYLHGGPGAGCSFDELGLFDLSVYHVIMMDQRGAGRSRPRGGLEHNSVNHLLTDIEQVRKWLGIAKWALAGGSFGATLALLYAGFYPNRVTKQVLWGAFIPSEESIQWLYGQQGAARLFPSEHLAFSVAAVPGNQLDGLFSCYREGFDNDSTSIRQHFVRCWLNWELALAYPGCLQVGENVILSQALASIELYYVTHNYFGAFELLSATVMDIQAETLIIQGELDRVCPSGFVHGFLQDKANHQIKVMEVNGGYHALADVKMANAIVSAVREMALKINKGIRIQ; translated from the coding sequence ATGCTAAGGCTGCAGACGTTGATAGCGCGTGACTGGTTAGCGGTCGGTGATGAGCATGAATTATATATAAGCCAATACGGTAATCTTGATGGTATTCCGTTGCTGTATTTACATGGTGGTCCAGGGGCTGGCTGCTCATTTGATGAGTTAGGATTGTTCGACCTTTCGGTTTACCACGTGATTATGATGGATCAAAGAGGGGCGGGGCGATCGCGACCTAGAGGAGGACTTGAGCACAACAGTGTTAATCATTTACTCACTGATATTGAACAGGTTAGAAAGTGGTTAGGTATTGCTAAGTGGGCGCTAGCGGGTGGCTCATTTGGCGCAACATTGGCGCTATTGTACGCTGGGTTTTATCCAAACCGAGTGACCAAACAAGTGCTGTGGGGCGCCTTTATTCCTAGCGAGGAAAGCATTCAATGGTTGTATGGTCAACAGGGGGCCGCTCGCTTATTTCCATCTGAGCATTTGGCCTTTAGTGTGGCAGCGGTACCGGGTAATCAACTCGATGGATTATTTTCATGTTACCGAGAGGGTTTCGACAATGATTCTACAAGCATTCGTCAACATTTTGTGAGGTGCTGGTTAAACTGGGAGCTGGCTTTGGCCTACCCTGGTTGTTTGCAAGTGGGTGAAAATGTCATTCTCAGTCAGGCATTAGCAAGCATCGAGCTTTATTATGTGACCCATAATTACTTCGGTGCCTTTGAGCTGTTGTCTGCCACTGTGATGGATATTCAAGCGGAAACGCTCATTATTCAGGGAGAGCTAGACAGGGTTTGTCCAAGCGGTTTTGTACATGGTTTTTTGCAAGATAAAGCAAATCATCAGATAAAGGTGATGGAAGTTAACGGCGGTTATCATGCATTGGCGGACGTCAAAATGGCGAATGCAATCGTGAGTGCCGTAAGGGAAATGGCCCTAAAAATAAATAAAGGAATTCGTATCCAATGA